In the genome of Natronorubrum daqingense, the window CGTCGCCGACCGATTCGGATTAGGGTACGGTCCAGACGAAGAGATACTCGTCACCGCCGGCGCGAGCGAAGCGGTCGACCTGGCCTTTCGTGCGTTCGTCGATCCCGGCGACACGGTCGCTATCGCCCAGCCGTCGTACATTTCCTACGAGCCAGGCGTCATCTTCGCGGGGGGCGAGACGCTGCCCGTTCCGACGACCGAGGCAGACGATTTCCGGCTGACGGTCGACGCGCTCGAGGATGCCGGTGCTGGTGACGCCGATATGCTCGTCCTCTGTTACCCGAACAACCCGACGGGCGCGATCATGACCGAGGCGGATCTCGAGCCGGTCGCCGAGTTCGCCCGCGAGCACGATCTGACGGTGCTCTCGGACGAAATCTACGCCGAACTTACCTACGACGTCGACGAGTCACACTCGTCTGCTCGGAAGACGGAGTCTTCCGCTGGAAACGAACACGTCTCCATCGCGTCCTTCGATGGCATGCGCGAGCGCACCATCGTCTTCAACGGCTTCTCGAAGGCCCACGCGATGACCGGACTGCGACTTGGCTACGCGCTCGGCCCCGCGAAGGCCGTCAACGCGATGAACAAGATCCACCAGTACACGATGCTCTCAGCGCCGACCACGGCTCAACACGCCGCACTCGAGGCTCTCGAGTCCTGTGAGAACGAGGTCCGAGAGATGGTCGACCAGTACGATCGGCGACGGCAGTTCGTCCTCTCGCGCTTCCGAGAAATCGGCATGGACGTCTTCGAAGCCAAGGGCGCGTTCTACTGTTTCCCCGAGGTACCAGCGGGTTTCACCGCAGAGGAGTTCGCCGAAGCAGTCCTGCGTGAACAGGGAGTCGCCGTCGTCCCCGGCGACGTCTTCGGCGAGGGCGGCGACGGGCACCTCCGAGTCTCCTACGCGACGGGACTCGAGGAGCTCCGAGAGGCCCTCGCTCGAATCGAGGCGTTCGTCGACGAGCACGCCTGATACGGATCGTTATACCGTGTTACCGGTGATCGTTGCCTCGG includes:
- a CDS encoding pyridoxal phosphate-dependent aminotransferase, which codes for MTFELSERVQTVPPSGIRRFFEIAEERDDVISLGVGEPDFATPWAARDAAITSLEQGKTSYTANRGTRELREAISEYVADRFGLGYGPDEEILVTAGASEAVDLAFRAFVDPGDTVAIAQPSYISYEPGVIFAGGETLPVPTTEADDFRLTVDALEDAGAGDADMLVLCYPNNPTGAIMTEADLEPVAEFAREHDLTVLSDEIYAELTYDVDESHSSARKTESSAGNEHVSIASFDGMRERTIVFNGFSKAHAMTGLRLGYALGPAKAVNAMNKIHQYTMLSAPTTAQHAALEALESCENEVREMVDQYDRRRQFVLSRFREIGMDVFEAKGAFYCFPEVPAGFTAEEFAEAVLREQGVAVVPGDVFGEGGDGHLRVSYATGLEELREALARIEAFVDEHA